Below is a window of Bacteroidia bacterium DNA.
CAAGTAACAGCCTTCAGGCAGTTCTCATGGCAGCAACTGAACATAAAACATATTACCGTAATCTGGGAACCCTTATAACGGGTAGCGTCATTGCGCAGCTTATTAGCGTAGCTTTGGCGCCATTATTTTCAAGGCTTTACACTCCCGAAGATTTTGGTCATTTAGCCACTTTCATGAGTTTACTTACCGGACTATCGGTAATCGTTTGTTTGCGATATGATGCAGCCATCGTTCCTGCACCTGCTCATCATGCCAACCAACTTTTTAATATCAGTGTAAGAACAGCACTTATTACCAGTGGTATTACCCTTTTGACCATTAGCTTATTTTATTGCTTCAGCATTGAAAGAACTTTTTTATTGCCGTGGCTTTGGTTGTTGCCACTAATGATGTTATTGAATGGATTAGGTAAAGCGGTAATAGCCTGGCTAAACCGTCATATACTTTTTTCGCTGATAGCTCAAAATAATATTCTGAAATCAGTGGTTACTAATTGTATTATTTTAATAGCAGGATTAATAGGTTATCAAAAATTTGGGCTGATAGGTGGCTACTTTATGGGACTTATTATTTCCTTATCTCTATTATTACTAAAACTCCATCGTGAGCAAAAACTGCCTTTTGTTAAAATTTTTGACCGTAAATTAAACTCTATAGCTAAAAGTCATTCTGATTTTCCAAAATACAATCTCCCGCAAGCTTTTATCGATATGCTATTAATTAATAGTCCTGTTTATTTTTTAACTTACAGTTTCAATACAGCAATTGTTGGATGGTATGGCCTTACGGCAAGAATTCTTCAAGCACCATTTAATCTGATTGGTTATGCTATGGAACAAGTTTTCATTCAAAAAGCTGCAGAATGGTATCATGCAAAACAAAATATTCAGCCTTTGCTGGTTAACGTCCTTAAACGCTCATCGGCAATAGCAGCTATTATTGTCATTCCTATAATATGGGCAGGTCCTGATATTTTTGCATGGGCATTTGGCTCACAATGGCGAACTTCCGGCTTTTATGCACAACTACTTACCCCTTATTTTTTCTTCGACTTCATCCGAACACCAATGACTCGTATTCCTTCTATCATTACAAAACAAAAACAATGGTACCTTTGGAGTTTGGCTGGATTTGCTGTTTTAATTATAACTATTATCTTATCCGTGATATTGAAATTCTCAACAGTATATTTTCTCACTTTTTTTTCCATTGGACAATCTGCAGTTTATTTATCATCTTTGATTTGGCTTTTCTACCAAACAGGTAAACTAAAAAACAAATATCACTCCTGAAAGTAAAGTATGAATATTAAAAGTTTCAACCTACTTTGCTACCTAAAAGGTTTAATTAGCCAAAGTGAGATAAATAAAAACTCTCTCATTGTTATTGCAGGAAGTATTGCAGCACAAATTATTCCTTTGGTATTTTCACCGGTTTTATCCCGAATATACACTCCTGAACAGTTTGGCATGTTTTCTACCATTAGTGTTGCATCTGGAATGATAGGAATTGCTTCATGTTTAAGATACGAGCACGCAATTATTTTACCTGACCAAAATGAAACTGCTGAAAAAATTGCATCTGGCGCCATCAGAATAAGTGTTTTAATTGCTTTCATATTATGGTTAGTACTGCTACTTTATAGTGATGCATTAGCTAAAAGGTTAAATTTTCATGCAAGTTACCATTATTTATCAGTCATTCCGATTATTACATTATGCATGGGAATATTTCAAACAGGCACTTATTGGCTGATCAGAAAAAAAGCATTTAAAAGAAATGCCCTTTCCAAAATTATTCAAACGGTATCTATTACTTTTATTAGTATCGTAGTTGGTATTTATTTTAAACAAACTGGATTAATTATCGGTTTCACCGCAGGCTGGCTAATATTATCTGCATTCATGGCATGGCAATTAAAAAAAGAAAAACTCAATATTTTTAGACAGCCTGCACATGAAATTACCCTTTCATTAAAGCACTATCGCAAATTTCCCATTTTTAATCTATTGCCCGCACTTATGAATGCAGTAGCATCCTCATTACCGGTATTCTTTATTTCATCGTACTATAGTCAGGAGATCACCGGATTATACAATCAAACCCGAATTGTTATTCTTGCTCCGATTTCGCTTATTACATTATCACTCTCACAAATTTATTTAGAACACATTGCAGCAAAGGTTAGAAATAAAGAAAGCATTCAACCTACTATAAAAAGTATATTAAGAAAATTATTACTCATTTCTGGCTTGCTATTTATCATTTCACTAACTATAGCACCTATGCTTTTTGAATGGTTTTTTAGCAAAACCTGGCGTATGTCGGGTGTTTTTTTACAAATTTTAATATTCAGTTATGCCATACAATTTGTAGTATCGCCATTAAGTAATGTTTTAATTGCCCTCAATCGTATTAAACTAGCAAGTGTTTGGCCAGTCATTTATTTAGCACTAATGCTATCACTAACTTTTTTTAAACATTTTGAAATAAAAAAATTCCTTATTTTGCTCACGATTACTGAGGTATTAGCTTATAGCATTTATCTCATTTTTGTAATGCAAGCCGTACGTAGTTATCAAAACAGCTTAAAACTATCGAAGTGAAATACTTTCTTAAATCCAACCATCTGCTTATACTTTATCTGATTGTAGTTTTCTTTCTTTTATGCGGCCTATATTCTGATTCGGGATTTACCTATTTCTCCATTATATTTAAATTTTATCTTATTCCTTTTATTACATTTTCGGTCTTATTTAGTCTGCTAATTCCTTTTTTAAAGCTACATGATTTATTGAGTCATTTTGCAATAAGTTCGAAAATGATAAACATTATAGTAAAAGGAATGATTGCGTTTGTAGCAGTAACCATTATTTTACACATCGTTATTTTAAAGCATTTGCCATTAATTAAAGCAATAGCTTCAACTGACGATGTTGTAATTGCAAAAATCAGAAACAATATTGGTTACCTTACACCATTATGGATGAATTATTTGAGCAGCTTTATCCTGAGAGCCATATTGCCTTTTTTTATATTTTATTTTTTTGTTATTAAACACCAAAAATATTTCATTTTGATTTCAGTCATGGGGGCCTGCTATGCTTTATTACTCATGCAGAAAAGTTATATCGTAACCATCTTTTTACCA
It encodes the following:
- a CDS encoding oligosaccharide flippase family protein, whose protein sequence is MNIKSFNLLCYLKGLISQSEINKNSLIVIAGSIAAQIIPLVFSPVLSRIYTPEQFGMFSTISVASGMIGIASCLRYEHAIILPDQNETAEKIASGAIRISVLIAFILWLVLLLYSDALAKRLNFHASYHYLSVIPIITLCMGIFQTGTYWLIRKKAFKRNALSKIIQTVSITFISIVVGIYFKQTGLIIGFTAGWLILSAFMAWQLKKEKLNIFRQPAHEITLSLKHYRKFPIFNLLPALMNAVASSLPVFFISSYYSQEITGLYNQTRIVILAPISLITLSLSQIYLEHIAAKVRNKESIQPTIKSILRKLLLISGLLFIISLTIAPMLFEWFFSKTWRMSGVFLQILIFSYAIQFVVSPLSNVLIALNRIKLASVWPVIYLALMLSLTFFKHFEIKKFLILLTITEVLAYSIYLIFVMQAVRSYQNSLKLSK
- a CDS encoding oligosaccharide flippase family protein, which codes for SNSLQAVLMAATEHKTYYRNLGTLITGSVIAQLISVALAPLFSRLYTPEDFGHLATFMSLLTGLSVIVCLRYDAAIVPAPAHHANQLFNISVRTALITSGITLLTISLFYCFSIERTFLLPWLWLLPLMMLLNGLGKAVIAWLNRHILFSLIAQNNILKSVVTNCIILIAGLIGYQKFGLIGGYFMGLIISLSLLLLKLHREQKLPFVKIFDRKLNSIAKSHSDFPKYNLPQAFIDMLLINSPVYFLTYSFNTAIVGWYGLTARILQAPFNLIGYAMEQVFIQKAAEWYHAKQNIQPLLVNVLKRSSAIAAIIVIPIIWAGPDIFAWAFGSQWRTSGFYAQLLTPYFFFDFIRTPMTRIPSIITKQKQWYLWSLAGFAVLIITIILSVILKFSTVYFLTFFSIGQSAVYLSSLIWLFYQTGKLKNKYHS